In Yersinia enterocolitica subsp. enterocolitica, one DNA window encodes the following:
- a CDS encoding glycosyltransferase family 2 protein, with protein sequence MSVTPFAPCLVIPCFNHGGTMAGVLSQLAIYQLPCLIIDDGSDADTANELARLAAEYPWVVLVTHPENRGKGNAVLNGLAVAQKYGYSHGLQVDADGQHHLSDIPIMLAEAEKHPHCLISGRPIYDKSVPKARLYGRYITHFWVWIETLSLSLKDSMCGFRVYPVTETLAVAAQNSLGVRMDFDTEVMVKLYWQGTESRFLPTKVTYPENGISHFDALHDNLRISWMHTRLFFGMLPRIPTLLKRHLQKPEYHWSQTKERSGLWGMRLMLRSYKILGRTAFNLMLYPVISYLWLTGHRQRKASILYLQRLVSYAKQQNHPLPTSLNSFRHFMRFGESMLDKLASWQGDLVVGKDVVLVGRQCCEAQIATGQGLLILASHLGDIESCRALAELSVGVKVNALVFTHHAARFNQVMKEINPHALINLIQVTSIGPDTAILLRQKLDEGEWVAIVGDRTSVSPYQRDDQPRVIWSSFLGHPAPFPIGPFALAAALRCPVFLMFGLKLSRQAKSMVASGVIGSERSARLHVYFEPFADPLILPRATRQSALQNAVDSYAARLEHYSLLAPLDWFNFYDFWHLNDGKPNQGNL encoded by the coding sequence ATGTCAGTAACCCCTTTTGCACCGTGCCTGGTGATACCTTGTTTCAATCATGGTGGAACCATGGCGGGAGTATTATCGCAGTTGGCTATATATCAACTCCCTTGCCTGATAATCGATGATGGTAGTGATGCTGATACTGCAAACGAGCTGGCGCGTTTGGCGGCGGAATATCCTTGGGTTGTGCTGGTAACACACCCTGAAAATAGAGGGAAGGGGAATGCGGTACTGAATGGATTGGCCGTGGCACAAAAATATGGCTATAGCCATGGCTTACAAGTCGATGCTGATGGCCAGCATCATTTGTCAGATATTCCGATCATGTTAGCTGAGGCGGAAAAACATCCTCATTGCCTCATTTCAGGGCGACCGATTTACGATAAATCAGTACCGAAAGCGCGACTTTATGGCCGCTATATCACTCACTTCTGGGTATGGATTGAGACATTATCTCTGTCGCTAAAAGACAGTATGTGCGGTTTTCGTGTCTATCCAGTCACTGAAACATTGGCTGTAGCTGCCCAGAATTCATTGGGTGTACGGATGGATTTTGATACCGAAGTGATGGTCAAATTATATTGGCAGGGTACAGAAAGCCGCTTCTTACCAACAAAGGTTACTTATCCTGAAAATGGTATTTCGCATTTTGATGCGTTACATGACAATCTGCGTATTTCCTGGATGCATACTCGTTTATTCTTTGGCATGTTGCCGCGCATACCTACCTTACTTAAGCGTCATCTGCAAAAGCCCGAATACCATTGGTCTCAAACTAAAGAACGCAGTGGCTTATGGGGCATGCGGTTGATGCTACGCAGTTACAAGATTCTGGGACGTACGGCTTTCAATCTAATGCTATACCCCGTTATCAGTTATTTGTGGCTCACTGGCCATCGTCAACGCAAAGCTTCGATTCTTTATTTACAGCGGCTAGTGAGTTACGCCAAACAGCAAAATCATCCCTTACCGACATCCTTAAATAGCTTTCGGCATTTCATGCGATTTGGTGAATCCATGCTAGATAAATTGGCTAGCTGGCAAGGGGATTTAGTGGTTGGCAAAGATGTGGTCTTGGTAGGGCGTCAGTGCTGTGAGGCACAAATAGCCACTGGTCAAGGATTACTCATTTTGGCATCCCATTTAGGTGATATAGAGTCTTGTCGTGCTTTGGCTGAGTTATCTGTTGGCGTAAAGGTCAATGCATTGGTTTTCACACACCATGCGGCTCGTTTTAATCAGGTGATGAAGGAAATTAATCCACATGCCCTGATTAACCTTATTCAGGTTACATCGATTGGGCCGGATACAGCTATTTTATTGCGTCAAAAGCTAGATGAAGGGGAATGGGTGGCTATTGTCGGGGATCGTACCTCTGTTAGTCCTTATCAGCGAGACGACCAACCAAGGGTCATTTGGAGCTCGTTTTTAGGGCATCCCGCTCCTTTCCCTATCGGGCCTTTTGCTTTGGCTGCTGCACTGCGTTGCCCTGTATTTTTAATGTTTGGTTTAAAACTGTCCAGACAAGCGAAATCGATGGTGGCGTCAGGTGTTATTGGCTCGGAGCGTTCGGCAAGATTACATGTTTATTTTGAGCCTTTCGCTGATCCGCTGATATTACCGCGAGCGACCCGGCAATCTGCTTTGCAAAATGCCGTGGATAGCTACGCTGCCCGTTTGGAGCATTACTCTCTATTAGCCCCACTCGATTGGTTTAATTTTTATGACTTCTGGCATCTAAATGATGGGAAGCCAAACCAAGGAAATTTGTGA
- the dkgB gene encoding 2,5-didehydrogluconate reductase DkgB gives MSVPAFGLGTFRLQDQVVIDSVSQALTLGYRAIDTAQIYENEAAVGQAIAESGVKRDELFITTKIWIANLAQGKLIPSLQESLQKLKTEYVDLTLIHWPSPNDEVPVAEFMAELMKAKELGLTRQIGISNFTIDLMKQAIAAVGTKAIATNQIELSPLLQNRKVVEFAQQNGIAITSYMTLAYGKALEEPVIKKIAEQHGATPAQVILSWAMQLDYSVIPSSTKVANLASNLLAQDLQLSAEDMALIATLDRDERLVSPDGLAPKWD, from the coding sequence ATGAGCGTACCTGCATTCGGTTTAGGAACTTTTCGCCTCCAAGATCAAGTTGTTATTGATTCGGTGAGCCAGGCATTAACATTGGGCTATCGTGCGATCGATACAGCGCAGATATATGAAAATGAGGCCGCAGTTGGTCAGGCTATCGCAGAAAGCGGTGTTAAACGTGACGAACTATTCATCACCACTAAGATCTGGATAGCGAATTTAGCGCAAGGGAAATTAATTCCCAGCCTGCAAGAGAGTTTGCAGAAGCTGAAAACCGAGTATGTGGATCTGACATTAATTCACTGGCCATCGCCAAATGATGAAGTGCCTGTTGCTGAATTTATGGCTGAGTTGATGAAAGCCAAAGAGTTGGGATTAACCCGTCAGATTGGTATCTCTAACTTCACTATTGATTTAATGAAGCAGGCTATAGCTGCGGTAGGCACCAAGGCCATAGCGACGAACCAAATCGAGTTGTCTCCATTGCTGCAAAACCGCAAGGTTGTTGAGTTTGCCCAGCAAAATGGTATTGCTATCACTTCTTATATGACGCTGGCTTATGGCAAGGCATTAGAAGAGCCAGTTATCAAGAAAATTGCAGAGCAGCACGGTGCGACACCTGCACAGGTCATTTTAAGCTGGGCGATGCAATTGGATTACAGTGTTATTCCTTCATCAACCAAAGTGGCTAATTTGGCCAGCAATCTGTTGGCTCAGGATTTACAGCTGAGCGCAGAAGATATGGCGCTGATCGCCACGCTAGATCGTGACGAACGGCTGGTAAGCCCTGATGGTTTAGCACCAAAGTGGGATTAA
- a CDS encoding DUF3261 domain-containing protein — MIDKRSGILVVLALLIVGCVSSPDQTQPKAWLRPGVRVDLPQPMIAEPIDQQQLLTATAQGKQQSLLVLLHADGQRLTLVGLSPLGIRLFKVAYDKQGIHLEQTIKIVGLPPANQVLADIMLSYWPVASWLALLPANWRLVDEGDKRRLYDDKGQVVTEISYQMSGGIRKPIAIEQFVFHYRITIQNVEG, encoded by the coding sequence GTGATCGATAAACGGAGTGGGATACTAGTCGTTTTAGCGTTGTTGATTGTGGGGTGTGTAAGCTCACCGGACCAAACGCAGCCTAAAGCCTGGCTTAGACCAGGAGTGAGGGTAGATTTGCCACAACCGATGATAGCTGAGCCCATTGATCAGCAGCAGCTATTGACTGCGACAGCACAGGGAAAACAGCAGTCATTATTAGTGCTCCTCCACGCAGATGGGCAGCGCTTAACCTTGGTTGGGCTGTCCCCTCTGGGTATCCGCTTGTTTAAAGTAGCTTATGACAAGCAGGGGATTCATTTAGAACAAACAATAAAAATTGTTGGATTACCCCCTGCTAATCAGGTTCTTGCCGATATTATGTTGAGCTATTGGCCCGTTGCATCATGGCTTGCGTTATTACCTGCAAATTGGCGGCTGGTGGATGAGGGAGATAAACGCAGGCTATACGATGATAAGGGGCAGGTAGTGACAGAGATTAGCTACCAAATGTCAGGCGGTATCCGTAAGCCAATAGCTATCGAGCAGTTTGTGTTTCACTATCGTATTACTATCCAAAATGTGGAGGGCTAG
- a CDS encoding dehydratase, whose protein sequence is MMFPIVITQTITGNHCANISLVLPAELHWFSGHFPDCPILPGVAQINWVMHYANQLLGELPAVKSIDVVKFQRPLMPEDQVILVLNWARTEHKLIFKYLIHGEITASSGKISLCQ, encoded by the coding sequence ATGATGTTCCCTATTGTTATCACTCAAACAATAACAGGCAATCACTGCGCAAATATCAGTCTTGTATTGCCTGCTGAATTACACTGGTTTAGTGGTCATTTTCCCGATTGTCCGATACTGCCTGGTGTGGCACAAATTAATTGGGTTATGCACTACGCAAATCAGTTACTAGGCGAGTTACCTGCGGTGAAGAGTATTGATGTCGTAAAATTTCAGCGACCACTGATGCCAGAGGATCAAGTGATCTTAGTGCTTAATTGGGCGCGAACGGAACATAAGCTGATATTCAAATACCTTATCCATGGGGAAATAACGGCTAGCAGCGGAAAGATTTCCCTATGTCAGTAA
- a CDS encoding MMPL family transporter, with protein MPNSSFLHTDCHRKLAIGWLLVCLLLLATLLWLIPRSQINSSVLALLPKQELAGVPTELTEGFNQRLDRQLVWLVSSENDTLAPVDWWLKQLQKMPALHQVSGEMTAQRQQEWGIFFFQHRNVLLDDATRLRLSHGGDAQAQWILGQTYSAFAGVSGKELKHDPLLLVRGSQLAQQQNSGILSLNKGWLVAKDSHGRQWYLIHGELRASSYDMASARSTVDLLAELKQQLQQRWPGTEVLERGSIFYSNYASQQAESDISTIGLISVAGVFLLILLMFKSLLPLGLCLLSITIGALAGAVATLLIFGEVHVMTLVLSASIIGISADYTLYYLTDRMAHGGQTTPLASLTKLFPALSMALLTTVIAYLILLIAPFPGLQQLAVFASAGLTAACITVMCWYPILAKRLPVRPVPSLKLIHLWLKSWQCNRVLRLGLPILIIIFTIIGLATLQVNDDISELQAMPADFQQQEQRIAVLTGQHSDQKWFVVYGDNAEQALQRLEQFSPYLSQAKKAGWIENYRVLPLPSLLRQQQNLALLKQTTPTIIEKLQQAGMSVSLPELPAEGSSTVWVTPPQWLDSVVSEGWRLLWLSLPDGRTAMLLPVSGVTNPAALQQLAKSVQGVTWVDRKTEFNTLFSVYRAYLSWLLLIAVVVIAVVYCWRFGFSRGLYCVIPTILSLGMGLAVLSFTGHSLNLFSLLALILVLGIGINYTLFFTNPRGTPSTSMFAIFMAVFTTQLTFGMLVFSHTQAISSFGIVLSSGVFTAFLLAPLALPKPKGERP; from the coding sequence ATGCCGAACAGCAGCTTTTTGCACACTGATTGCCATCGAAAACTGGCTATCGGCTGGTTACTCGTCTGTCTGCTATTGCTGGCAACATTGCTCTGGTTAATCCCCCGTAGTCAGATTAATAGCAGTGTTCTGGCGTTGTTGCCGAAACAAGAGCTGGCAGGTGTTCCAACTGAGCTGACTGAGGGGTTTAACCAACGCCTTGATCGCCAATTAGTATGGTTGGTCAGCTCTGAGAATGACACACTAGCCCCGGTGGACTGGTGGTTAAAGCAGTTACAAAAAATGCCAGCGCTACATCAAGTCAGTGGTGAAATGACTGCTCAGCGGCAACAGGAATGGGGTATTTTTTTCTTTCAGCACCGTAATGTATTGCTGGATGATGCGACCCGTCTGCGTTTAAGCCATGGCGGTGATGCTCAAGCGCAATGGATACTTGGGCAAACTTATTCGGCATTTGCCGGGGTGAGTGGCAAAGAATTAAAGCATGACCCCTTGCTGCTGGTCCGTGGTTCACAGCTTGCACAACAGCAAAATAGCGGCATATTAAGCTTAAATAAGGGCTGGCTGGTGGCTAAAGATAGTCATGGCCGCCAATGGTATTTGATTCACGGAGAATTACGCGCTTCATCTTATGATATGGCCAGTGCGCGCAGCACTGTTGATTTATTGGCTGAGTTAAAGCAACAACTTCAGCAACGTTGGCCTGGCACTGAAGTGTTGGAACGAGGCTCTATTTTTTACAGTAATTACGCCAGTCAGCAGGCCGAAAGTGATATTTCGACCATTGGTTTGATATCAGTCGCTGGAGTATTCCTGCTGATCCTTCTCATGTTTAAATCATTATTGCCACTGGGCTTATGCCTTCTCTCGATAACCATCGGGGCATTAGCAGGAGCGGTTGCCACATTACTTATCTTTGGCGAAGTCCATGTTATGACTCTGGTATTGAGTGCCAGTATCATCGGTATTTCAGCGGATTATACCCTTTACTATTTGACTGACCGTATGGCGCATGGCGGTCAGACGACACCGCTTGCGAGTTTGACGAAACTGTTCCCAGCACTGTCAATGGCACTATTGACCACCGTGATAGCTTATCTGATTTTACTCATTGCACCTTTCCCCGGATTACAGCAATTGGCTGTTTTTGCCTCCGCAGGACTGACCGCTGCTTGTATCACAGTGATGTGCTGGTATCCGATATTAGCTAAACGTTTACCGGTTCGCCCAGTACCGAGCTTAAAACTGATTCATCTGTGGTTAAAGAGTTGGCAATGTAATCGAGTACTGCGACTGGGTTTACCTATCTTGATTATTATTTTTACTATCATCGGGTTAGCCACATTGCAAGTGAATGATGACATCAGTGAATTGCAGGCAATGCCGGCTGATTTCCAACAGCAGGAACAGCGTATTGCTGTACTTACAGGGCAACACAGTGACCAAAAATGGTTTGTTGTTTATGGTGATAATGCTGAACAGGCGTTACAACGCTTAGAGCAATTTTCTCCTTATCTGTCACAGGCTAAAAAAGCAGGATGGATTGAAAATTATCGGGTATTGCCATTGCCTTCACTACTTAGACAACAACAAAATCTTGCACTGCTTAAGCAAACAACCCCAACAATTATCGAAAAACTGCAACAGGCTGGTATGAGTGTTTCTTTGCCTGAATTGCCTGCGGAGGGGAGCTCGACAGTGTGGGTGACTCCCCCTCAATGGCTTGACTCTGTGGTGAGCGAAGGGTGGCGATTACTTTGGCTCTCATTACCGGATGGGCGAACAGCAATGCTGCTTCCTGTCAGTGGTGTCACTAATCCTGCCGCGTTACAGCAGTTGGCCAAATCAGTGCAAGGAGTGACCTGGGTTGACAGGAAAACTGAATTCAACACGCTATTCTCTGTTTATCGTGCTTATTTATCATGGCTGTTATTGATTGCGGTGGTTGTTATTGCCGTGGTCTATTGTTGGCGATTCGGCTTCAGTCGAGGCTTGTATTGTGTCATTCCCACGATACTGTCATTGGGAATGGGGCTGGCAGTGCTTTCTTTCACAGGCCATTCATTGAACCTCTTCTCTTTATTAGCATTGATATTGGTGCTGGGTATTGGCATCAATTATACCTTGTTCTTCACCAACCCTCGTGGAACGCCAAGTACATCAATGTTTGCCATTTTTATGGCTGTATTCACCACTCAATTGACCTTTGGCATGTTGGTATTTAGTCATACCCAAGCCATCAGTAGCTTTGGCATTGTGCTGAGCAGTGGTGTATTTACCGCCTTTTTATTAGCGCCTTTAGCGCTACCCAAGCCAAAAGGAGAGCGTCCGTGA
- a CDS encoding beta-ketoacyl-[acyl-carrier-protein] synthase family protein: MVYFSAVGMVNALGYSLSEVKDNLCAGLAPGMAPRPGWLLDDSPIWLGSVDSELPPLPEQLAPHNSRNNRLLMAALLQIQPEITACIARYGASRVAVIMGTSTSGIFEGEQAVREYQPGSGEFPAGYHYQQQELGDPSIFLTRYLGLTGPSYTVSTACSSSVRAIISGKRLIESGMVDAAIVGGADSLCRMPINGFHSLESLSAERCIPFAAERKGINVGEAAALILLSREPSPVALLGVGESSDAWHMSAPHPEGRGAEQAIKMALTQAGLQPAGVGYINLHGTATRLNDQVEAQVVNRVFGHQTPCSSTKHLTGHTLGAAGATEAALSWLMLSHSLPLPIQDFSQRSRDATLAEINLVTGPAMLKTPVILSNSFAFGGNNGCLILGAGR; the protein is encoded by the coding sequence ATGGTCTATTTTTCCGCCGTCGGGATGGTCAATGCCCTGGGGTATTCGTTATCTGAGGTGAAGGATAACCTTTGTGCCGGACTGGCCCCTGGAATGGCCCCCCGGCCGGGTTGGCTCTTGGATGATTCACCTATTTGGTTGGGATCGGTTGATTCTGAGTTACCCCCATTACCGGAACAACTCGCGCCACACAATAGCCGTAACAACCGCCTATTGATGGCTGCCTTGTTGCAAATTCAACCTGAAATTACCGCATGTATCGCCCGCTATGGTGCATCACGAGTTGCCGTGATTATGGGAACCAGCACTTCCGGTATTTTCGAAGGGGAACAGGCGGTCAGGGAATATCAACCCGGTTCTGGTGAGTTTCCTGCGGGATACCATTACCAACAGCAAGAGTTAGGTGATCCCAGCATCTTCCTCACTCGCTATTTAGGTTTAACTGGCCCGAGTTATACCGTCTCCACGGCTTGTTCTTCCAGCGTGCGGGCAATTATTAGTGGTAAGCGCCTGATAGAATCAGGAATGGTCGATGCAGCGATAGTTGGTGGTGCAGATAGCTTGTGCCGTATGCCCATCAACGGTTTTCACAGTCTTGAATCATTGTCTGCTGAGCGCTGTATTCCATTTGCTGCAGAACGTAAAGGGATCAATGTTGGTGAGGCGGCAGCATTAATCTTATTATCACGTGAACCTTCCCCTGTAGCACTATTGGGTGTAGGGGAGTCCTCGGATGCCTGGCATATGTCTGCTCCTCATCCTGAAGGGCGCGGGGCGGAACAGGCCATCAAAATGGCATTAACTCAGGCCGGGTTGCAGCCCGCTGGTGTCGGGTACATTAATCTGCATGGTACGGCGACTCGCTTAAATGATCAGGTTGAAGCACAGGTCGTAAATCGGGTATTTGGTCATCAGACACCCTGTAGTTCAACCAAGCATCTTACCGGGCATACTTTGGGAGCCGCAGGGGCAACTGAGGCTGCACTAAGTTGGCTGATGCTAAGCCATTCCTTGCCGCTACCAATACAAGATTTTTCTCAAAGATCTCGGGATGCAACTTTGGCCGAGATTAATTTGGTCACTGGGCCAGCAATGCTCAAGACACCGGTTATTTTGTCTAACTCATTCGCTTTTGGTGGTAACAACGGGTGTTTGATATTAGGGGCTGGCAGATGA
- a CDS encoding 3-ketoacyl-ACP reductase FabG2: protein MKRSVLVTGASKGIGRAIALRLAADGFLVVVHYHRDVAGAEATLEQIIDAGGEGRLICFDISARQQCKDVLEQDIATYGGYYGVVNNAGITRDGAFPALTEEDWDGVIHTNLDSFYNVLHPCVMPMIGLRKGGRIIALSSVSGVVGNRGQVNYSAAKAGVIGACKALALELAKRKITVNCIAPGLIDTGMINMEPIALEEAMRMIPLKRMGEAEEVAGLASYLMSDIAGYVTRQVISINGGMV from the coding sequence ATGAAGCGTTCTGTTTTAGTCACTGGGGCCAGTAAAGGGATAGGGCGAGCTATTGCTCTTCGTCTGGCAGCAGATGGTTTTTTAGTAGTAGTGCATTATCACCGAGATGTTGCTGGTGCTGAGGCGACTCTGGAGCAGATTATTGATGCTGGTGGTGAAGGGCGCTTAATTTGTTTTGATATTAGTGCCAGGCAACAGTGCAAAGATGTTCTGGAGCAGGATATCGCGACTTATGGTGGCTACTACGGCGTAGTAAATAATGCCGGTATCACCCGCGATGGCGCTTTCCCTGCACTAACAGAAGAGGATTGGGATGGTGTTATTCATACCAATCTGGACAGTTTCTACAACGTCCTACATCCCTGTGTGATGCCCATGATCGGTTTACGTAAAGGCGGGCGAATTATTGCGCTTTCCTCAGTTTCGGGTGTGGTCGGGAATCGCGGCCAGGTGAATTACAGTGCGGCTAAAGCCGGAGTTATCGGGGCTTGCAAAGCTCTGGCTCTGGAGTTGGCGAAACGCAAAATTACTGTGAATTGTATTGCCCCTGGATTGATTGATACCGGCATGATCAATATGGAGCCAATAGCTCTGGAAGAAGCAATGCGCATGATCCCCCTTAAACGGATGGGAGAGGCTGAAGAAGTGGCTGGATTAGCCAGCTATCTGATGTCAGATATTGCCGGGTACGTTACTCGTCAGGTGATTTCAATCAATGGAGGAATGGTATGA
- a CDS encoding beta-ketoacyl-ACP synthase: MVATNRVVITGMSGVTAFGNSWPDISARIYAGENAVQYMPQWEEYQGLNTHLGAPINDFVTPEHYTRKRIRSMGRVSLLATRATELALEQAGLMGEDVLTNGDTGIAYGSSTGSTKPVSEFATMLTEKHTNNITGTTYVQMMPHTAAVNTGLFFGLRGRVIPTSSACTSGSQAIGYAYEAIRHGYQKVMVAGGAEELCPSEAAVFDTLFATSQLNDSPKLSPRPFDRQRDGLVIGEGAGTLILEELEHAQARGATIYGEIMGFYTNCDASHITQPQKETMQVCIEKALLSAGLAAADIGYISAHGTATERGDIAESQATATVFGNRTPISSLKSYFGHTLGACGALEAWMSLEMMRAGRFAPTINLTDPDPACGDLDYLMGEGRYIDTEFFQTNNFAFGGINTSLVIRRWP; encoded by the coding sequence ATGGTTGCCACCAATCGAGTTGTGATTACTGGTATGAGTGGTGTTACCGCCTTTGGTAACAGTTGGCCTGATATCTCGGCACGTATTTATGCGGGCGAAAACGCGGTGCAGTATATGCCGCAGTGGGAGGAATATCAGGGGCTGAATACGCATTTAGGCGCGCCGATTAATGATTTCGTAACACCGGAGCACTACACCCGCAAGCGGATTCGCTCAATGGGGCGGGTATCGCTGTTGGCGACCCGAGCGACTGAGCTGGCGTTGGAGCAAGCGGGGCTGATGGGGGAAGACGTGCTAACCAATGGTGATACGGGAATTGCCTACGGCTCCTCAACGGGCAGCACCAAGCCGGTCAGTGAATTTGCCACCATGCTGACTGAAAAGCATACCAATAACATTACCGGTACGACCTATGTACAAATGATGCCCCATACCGCTGCGGTCAATACCGGGTTGTTTTTTGGCTTGCGTGGGCGAGTTATCCCTACCTCAAGTGCTTGTACTTCCGGTAGTCAGGCAATCGGGTATGCCTATGAGGCTATTCGTCATGGTTACCAAAAGGTAATGGTAGCGGGCGGGGCAGAGGAACTGTGCCCTTCTGAAGCGGCAGTGTTTGATACATTGTTTGCGACCAGCCAGCTAAATGATTCGCCAAAGTTATCGCCAAGACCTTTTGATCGTCAGCGCGATGGTTTGGTTATAGGTGAAGGCGCCGGCACTCTGATTTTGGAAGAATTGGAGCATGCACAAGCACGTGGTGCCACTATTTATGGTGAAATCATGGGTTTTTACACTAACTGCGATGCCAGTCATATTACTCAGCCGCAAAAAGAAACCATGCAAGTTTGTATTGAAAAAGCCTTGCTGAGTGCGGGGCTGGCGGCTGCTGATATCGGATATATCAGTGCTCATGGTACGGCGACTGAGCGTGGGGATATTGCAGAAAGTCAGGCTACCGCTACTGTTTTTGGTAATCGGACGCCAATTTCCTCTCTGAAAAGTTATTTCGGCCATACCTTGGGAGCCTGCGGCGCTCTTGAAGCTTGGATGAGTCTGGAAATGATGAGGGCTGGGCGCTTTGCCCCCACCATTAATCTAACAGACCCAGACCCTGCCTGCGGCGATCTGGATTATCTGATGGGGGAAGGGCGCTATATTGATACTGAATTCTTCCAAACCAATAACTTTGCCTTTGGTGGCATCAATACGTCTTTGGTGATCCGTCGCTGGCCATAG
- a CDS encoding LolA family protein, with protein MKSILATILLCLSLTAHAVTLTSLQQRFGEQPVLRAEFEQQRSISGMDKPLKSSGSLLISREKGLWWSQQKPFVLTLLLDDKRMVQTIDGQPSQVITADSNPQMFQFNHLLTALFHADTSVLEQNFTLTFTDSGQDRWVLVLTPKTTPLDKLFKSITLHGQYFLETIDIEDMQGDGTHIRFFNQLTEPKTLSHAEQQLFAH; from the coding sequence ATGAAATCTATTCTGGCAACCATACTACTTTGCTTAAGTCTCACAGCCCATGCAGTGACACTGACATCACTGCAACAGCGGTTTGGGGAACAACCGGTACTGCGTGCCGAATTTGAACAGCAACGCAGCATAAGTGGTATGGATAAACCTTTGAAATCAAGCGGTAGCCTACTTATCTCTCGTGAGAAAGGGCTTTGGTGGTCACAGCAGAAACCTTTTGTTCTGACGCTATTGTTAGATGACAAGCGGATGGTGCAAACCATCGACGGCCAGCCTTCACAAGTAATTACTGCGGACAGTAATCCTCAAATGTTCCAGTTTAATCATTTATTAACTGCATTATTCCATGCTGATACATCAGTTCTGGAGCAAAACTTTACGTTAACCTTTACCGATAGTGGCCAAGACCGTTGGGTATTAGTACTGACTCCGAAAACGACACCATTGGATAAGTTATTTAAATCCATCACGTTGCATGGTCAATATTTTCTGGAAACGATTGATATAGAAGATATGCAGGGAGATGGAACTCATATCCGTTTTTTCAACCAATTAACTGAGCCTAAGACACTGAGCCATGCCGAACAGCAGCTTTTTGCACACTGA
- a CDS encoding acyl-CoA thioesterase — MNLPDDPRFATRIVHNIPFHDIDPMGVVWHGNYFRYFEIAREALLNQIDYGYREMQASGYVWPIVDTRVKYIAPLEFEQRIHICASIEEYENRLRIGYQIYDAASGKRMTTGYTIQVAVKASTKEMNFVSPAVLLEKMGITL; from the coding sequence ATGAATTTACCCGATGACCCGCGTTTTGCTACCCGGATAGTCCATAACATCCCTTTCCATGATATCGATCCTATGGGGGTAGTCTGGCACGGCAATTATTTCCGTTATTTTGAAATTGCCCGAGAGGCATTATTGAATCAAATCGATTATGGCTATCGGGAGATGCAGGCTTCAGGCTACGTATGGCCGATAGTAGACACGCGAGTGAAATACATTGCTCCGCTGGAATTTGAGCAGCGCATTCATATTTGTGCTTCCATCGAAGAATATGAAAATCGCTTACGTATTGGTTACCAGATTTATGATGCCGCCAGCGGCAAGCGTATGACAACGGGATATACCATTCAGGTCGCGGTTAAGGCGTCGACAAAAGAAATGAATTTTGTTTCGCCAGCGGTGCTGTTAGAGAAAATGGGTATCACTCTATGA
- a CDS encoding hotdog family protein, whose translation MMHSAEYYLPHQSPMVMLDKVYAVEESNAECRVTVSQDSVLAPFLDAHGCLPNWFAIELMAQTIGVWRGWHGLQQVVPPTIGMLLGGRAISCELAVFPAGSELQVCVHLILQDEKIGSFECSISIAGKQVACGRLNTYQPDAEEIKKLTLGNGA comes from the coding sequence ATGATGCATTCTGCTGAGTACTACTTACCACACCAATCACCTATGGTGATGTTAGATAAAGTTTATGCTGTAGAGGAGAGCAATGCCGAGTGTCGCGTTACTGTTTCTCAAGATAGCGTCCTCGCCCCCTTCCTTGATGCGCATGGTTGTCTACCCAACTGGTTTGCTATCGAATTAATGGCGCAAACTATTGGCGTCTGGCGTGGCTGGCACGGTTTGCAACAAGTAGTGCCACCGACTATCGGGATGTTGTTGGGGGGGCGAGCCATTAGTTGTGAGCTTGCCGTATTCCCAGCTGGCAGTGAGCTTCAGGTCTGTGTTCATTTAATCTTACAAGATGAAAAAATTGGCAGTTTTGAGTGCAGTATCAGCATTGCAGGAAAGCAGGTCGCTTGCGGCAGGTTAAATACTTATCAGCCTGATGCCGAAGAAATAAAAAAACTTACATTGGGGAATGGTGCATGA